From the genome of Thermogutta terrifontis, one region includes:
- the nadB gene encoding L-aspartate oxidase — MESVKVFGIETPEPRYLTPFNPRQIPHFFTDVLIVGAGLGGLRAALAVDPRLNVLIACKDGREGSNSWHAQGGIAAVLDPEDDPENHVRDTLEAGGGLCDEAVVRSVIYEGPERIRELMAWGAEFDRVGDRLALGREGGHSHNRIVHANGDATGREVIRVLYDRVRQQPNVDIWEDTFTLDLLTWDGRCRGAMVWNHRHGRTLIWAKQTILATGGCGQLYRETTNPETATGDGMAMAFRAGAELRDLEFMQFHPTVLYIAGSARHLITEAMRGEGARLVDRHGYRFMFDYDPRGELAPRDVVSSAIVAQMEKTGHPCVYLDLTHLDAAQIRARFPGITKICEEFRLDLSRDRIPVRPGAHYMMGGVTVDLEGRTTVPGLWAAGEVTSSGLHGANRLASNSLLEALVYGRRAGQGASREALEMPDQYTVLPLANPPAPAPHEPLDLVDIRNSLKSLMWRSMGVRRVGDKMREALEDMERWCSYALLRQFTHPQGWELQNMLTIARLMVRAAIQREESRGCHYRLDFPEPKPDWQNRRITFRRSES, encoded by the coding sequence GTGGAGTCAGTGAAGGTGTTCGGAATAGAAACTCCAGAACCCCGGTACTTAACCCCGTTTAATCCGCGCCAGATTCCCCACTTTTTTACAGACGTATTAATTGTGGGGGCTGGATTGGGCGGACTCCGGGCAGCGCTGGCCGTCGATCCACGGCTTAACGTGCTCATTGCCTGCAAGGACGGTCGGGAAGGATCTAATAGCTGGCATGCGCAAGGCGGAATTGCTGCGGTTCTCGATCCCGAGGATGATCCGGAAAATCATGTACGGGACACGCTTGAGGCGGGGGGCGGTCTATGCGATGAAGCGGTTGTTCGCAGTGTCATTTATGAGGGCCCGGAACGGATTCGCGAGTTGATGGCATGGGGAGCGGAGTTCGACCGTGTTGGGGATCGATTGGCCTTGGGCCGGGAAGGGGGGCACAGCCATAATCGGATCGTCCATGCCAATGGTGACGCGACCGGGCGCGAAGTCATCCGCGTCCTTTACGATCGTGTCCGTCAGCAGCCGAACGTGGACATTTGGGAGGACACCTTCACCCTCGATCTATTAACGTGGGATGGACGCTGTCGAGGAGCCATGGTCTGGAATCACCGCCATGGCCGAACGCTCATCTGGGCCAAGCAAACAATTCTCGCCACCGGGGGTTGCGGTCAGCTCTATCGAGAGACGACCAATCCAGAGACGGCCACGGGAGATGGAATGGCGATGGCTTTTCGTGCCGGTGCCGAACTGCGCGATCTGGAGTTCATGCAGTTTCATCCCACGGTTCTATACATCGCCGGAAGCGCCCGTCACCTCATTACCGAGGCCATGCGCGGGGAAGGTGCGCGACTGGTGGATCGACATGGTTATCGCTTCATGTTCGACTATGATCCCCGTGGCGAGCTGGCTCCGCGGGATGTGGTGAGCAGTGCCATCGTGGCCCAGATGGAAAAAACGGGCCATCCTTGTGTCTATCTTGACCTGACTCATCTCGATGCCGCGCAGATTCGAGCTCGGTTCCCGGGAATCACAAAGATCTGCGAGGAATTTCGTCTCGATTTGTCACGGGACCGGATCCCGGTTCGTCCCGGTGCTCACTACATGATGGGCGGCGTTACCGTGGATCTCGAAGGCCGGACCACGGTACCGGGTTTATGGGCAGCGGGCGAGGTGACATCGTCGGGCCTGCACGGGGCGAATCGGCTGGCGTCCAACAGTCTGCTTGAGGCGCTCGTATATGGCCGCCGGGCGGGGCAGGGTGCTTCAAGAGAAGCCCTAGAAATGCCCGACCAGTACACCGTGCTGCCGTTGGCCAATCCGCCGGCCCCCGCTCCTCATGAGCCTCTCGACCTTGTGGACATTCGCAATTCCTTGAAGAGTCTCATGTGGCGGAGCATGGGCGTTCGTCGCGTGGGGGACAAGATGCGGGAAGCTCTCGAGGACATGGAGCGATGGTGCAGCTACGCACTGCTCCGTCAGTTCACGCACCCGCAAGGCTGGGAATTGCAGAACATGCTCACCATCGCCAGACTGATGGTCCGAGCGGCGATCCAGCGGGAAGAGTCCCGCGGATGCCACTACCGCCTGGATTTCCCTGAGCCGAAGCCAGATTGGCAAAATCGACGAATTACCTTTCGGCGTTCGGAAAGCTGA
- a CDS encoding TIGR01777 family oxidoreductase: MKILLSGSSGLIGRAVARELRNHGHNLLFLVRRPPASEDEVYWDAQTRIDNVARLEGINAAIHLAGRSVACRWNAVVKEEIRSSRIASTQLLVRMLGSLEKKPHTLLCASAIGFYGDRGEELLTEQSAPGNGFLAQTCVEWETAAQEGQRHGIRTVSLRFGQVLSPEGGALQRLLPIFRWGLGGPIGNGRMWWSWILLEDVVHAILFLLQREDCTGAFNIVAPNPVRNREFAQTLARVLHRPAIFPVPTLFLRVLFGEMAREVLLASARVYPERLKEAGFSWKFPGLQDALVHAVSNGSGS; this comes from the coding sequence ATGAAAATTCTCCTTTCCGGGAGTTCGGGGCTCATTGGGCGGGCGGTTGCGCGCGAACTGCGCAACCACGGACACAATCTTCTCTTCCTTGTGCGCCGACCTCCCGCCAGCGAGGACGAAGTCTACTGGGATGCCCAAACGCGAATTGACAATGTTGCGCGGTTGGAGGGCATCAACGCGGCCATTCATCTGGCGGGAAGATCGGTGGCCTGTCGGTGGAATGCAGTGGTCAAGGAAGAGATTCGCTCCAGCCGCATCGCCAGCACGCAATTGCTGGTCAGGATGCTCGGGAGTCTGGAAAAAAAGCCCCACACGTTGCTCTGTGCTTCGGCCATCGGTTTTTACGGAGATCGTGGCGAAGAGCTGCTCACTGAGCAGTCTGCTCCGGGGAACGGTTTTTTGGCCCAGACCTGCGTCGAGTGGGAAACAGCAGCTCAAGAAGGCCAGCGGCATGGCATTCGGACGGTCAGCCTTCGATTCGGTCAGGTTCTTTCGCCCGAGGGTGGGGCCCTGCAGCGGCTGCTACCGATTTTTCGGTGGGGGTTAGGTGGGCCGATTGGCAACGGCCGGATGTGGTGGAGCTGGATTCTGCTTGAAGATGTCGTTCACGCCATTTTGTTTCTTCTGCAGCGCGAAGATTGCACAGGTGCGTTCAACATCGTGGCTCCGAATCCGGTACGGAACAGAGAATTTGCACAGACGTTGGCACGCGTGCTTCACCGGCCAGCCATTTTCCCGGTCCCAACTTTATTCTTGCGGGTGCTTTTCGGAGAGATGGCGCGGGAGGTGCTGCTCGCCAGTGCCCGTGTGTATCCGGAACGGCTGAAAGAAGCCGGATTTAGCTGGAAATTTCCGGGGTTGCAGGATGCTCTGGTGCATGCCGTCAGCAACGGCTCGGGATCATGA
- a CDS encoding L-rhamnose mutarotase — MFRQRMIRIGAGLVLVTIGFVLGLAAHSQWENLQASESSKESSAKKVMRVGQVIGLRPEKKDYYIQLHANTWPGVLKRIRDSNIRNYSIYLAELDGKLYLFSYYEYIGDDYEADMAKIAADPETQRWWKETDPCQIRLPGTPEGKWWKPIPEVFHTD; from the coding sequence ATGTTCAGACAGCGCATGATCCGGATTGGTGCGGGTTTAGTTCTTGTGACAATAGGGTTTGTTCTTGGCCTGGCGGCGCATTCGCAATGGGAAAATCTTCAGGCATCGGAAAGTAGCAAGGAATCGTCCGCGAAGAAGGTCATGCGGGTGGGCCAGGTTATCGGACTCCGTCCGGAGAAAAAGGATTACTACATACAGCTCCATGCCAACACCTGGCCGGGGGTGCTCAAACGCATTCGCGATTCGAACATCCGAAACTACTCCATTTATCTGGCCGAATTGGATGGAAAACTCTACCTTTTCAGTTACTACGAATACATCGGGGACGACTACGAAGCAGACATGGCCAAAATCGCTGCTGACCCGGAAACGCAACGCTGGTGGAAAGAGACCGATCCCTGTCAAATCCGATTGCCGGGAACACCTGAGGGTAAATGGTGGAAGCCGATTCCGGAGGTATTCCACACCGATTGA
- a CDS encoding Rid family hydrolase encodes MIRKVCSDGVGYSVVDLTDVRHVFAAAVPRVSGDLVTQTWDALRTIESVMKEESTLGSIVHQVVFLADDSKLAECREVMREFYGPEFPATTYVPQKPCHGALVSIEALGVGRKKGDVTIERKSEQLVIASHNGVSWIHCAHVTPDPEVDGVYHQALNAFSKMRGILGSVGVDFAQVIRTWLYLGGIVEGEGDKQRYKELNRARADFYQNIRFLTNYLPVEKGAVYPASTGIGVDGHHLIMSCIAMKTDRRDIVAMPLENPRQTPAFGYGCQYGPKSPKFSRAMALSCGSYATIFISGTASITNSETRHIGDVEKQTEETLDNIAALVSEENLARHNLPRLGTTLDQLALVRVYIKNPEDYAKVKAICDRRLGEVPTIYAIADVCRPELLVEIEGVAFSHLSCDSGHC; translated from the coding sequence ATGATTCGCAAAGTCTGTAGCGACGGCGTTGGCTACTCTGTGGTGGATCTTACCGACGTGCGACACGTTTTTGCAGCGGCGGTGCCTCGGGTTTCCGGCGATCTGGTCACACAAACCTGGGACGCTTTACGCACGATCGAATCGGTGATGAAGGAGGAAAGCACGCTCGGTTCGATCGTTCATCAGGTCGTCTTCCTTGCCGATGACTCCAAACTTGCCGAATGTCGCGAGGTGATGCGCGAGTTTTACGGGCCGGAATTCCCCGCCACCACCTATGTCCCCCAAAAGCCCTGTCACGGAGCTCTCGTATCGATCGAGGCACTGGGAGTCGGTCGGAAGAAAGGTGATGTCACCATCGAGCGCAAGAGTGAGCAACTCGTGATTGCATCGCACAACGGAGTCTCGTGGATCCATTGCGCTCATGTCACTCCCGATCCGGAGGTGGACGGGGTTTATCACCAGGCACTCAACGCATTCAGCAAAATGCGGGGAATTCTGGGGTCCGTGGGAGTCGATTTTGCTCAGGTCATTCGCACCTGGCTTTATTTGGGAGGGATTGTTGAGGGCGAAGGCGACAAACAGCGATACAAGGAATTGAATCGCGCTCGGGCCGACTTTTACCAAAACATTCGCTTCCTCACCAACTATCTGCCTGTGGAAAAAGGGGCTGTCTACCCGGCCAGCACAGGCATCGGTGTGGACGGGCACCACCTCATCATGAGCTGCATCGCCATGAAGACGGACCGCCGGGACATTGTGGCCATGCCGCTGGAAAACCCCCGACAAACCCCGGCGTTTGGCTATGGGTGCCAGTACGGGCCGAAAAGCCCCAAGTTTTCCCGGGCCATGGCGCTGTCGTGTGGTTCCTACGCCACGATTTTCATCTCGGGCACGGCGAGTATTACCAATTCCGAGACGCGTCACATTGGGGATGTGGAAAAGCAAACGGAAGAAACCCTCGATAACATTGCAGCCCTCGTGAGCGAGGAAAACCTCGCCCGCCATAATCTACCGCGATTGGGAACGACTCTCGATCAGCTGGCGCTTGTGCGGGTGTACATTAAGAATCCAGAAGATTATGCCAAGGTCAAAGCGATCTGCGACCGCCGCCTGGGAGAGGTGCCCACCATTTACGCGATCGCCGATGTCTGCCGGCCCGAACTTCTCGTGGAAATCGAGGGTGTCGCATTCTCGCACCTGAGTTGCGATAGCGGCCACTGCTGA
- a CDS encoding serine/threonine-protein kinase has product MIEGNERTGTPSQQPPAAKPVRLEEQPTVITPPEALVPVSSPEIGVEILTPKVSPGATLGPYEILEYIGGGGMGRVFRAFDVRLSRVVALKVLTPEQAADAQTLARFQNEARSAARLNHPGIVQVYAAGEQDGVHYIAFEFIEGTNLRKLVEEKGPLPWVDAVRYILQVAEALDHASKRGVIHRDIKPSNVIVTHEGQAKLIDLGLARVYQPGGRAQDLTSSGTTLGTFDYIAPEQARDPRLADVRSDIYSLGCTLYFLLTGQPPFPGGTVLQKLLQHQTEDPVDVRKIRKDVPESLTRILRRMMAKSPRQRFQSAAELAAALRELIGESERPFRAGNGKAGRNGKELRWRRHLPWVVPLVTLLLTTLFIDWWFSHGAEELDLTGDEVSTPLELFSPPTPAFRVDAGSSTGETSKRTPGSDSATSSPQGQGSQNPTIHTAPREVSEPSSRTDSATPRSGVSSEGASVPSLTDPLSPGSASGLSKPSPDFNPGSISPVPGVLGGDPRHFLGASSLSESGLAIPRAVPPDMPLLVPQTNRSAELSDESPTRGGLLPFSAAVNAQREIPADQKFTTPSAWIRWVDPMGRREGSFPTLEAACRAALPGDEIRLDFDGTLLERSLDLRGRRLKIVGERGRWPELVFRMDDRNGATSESFVLLAASDIGFENVGLRFEVKGQNAARGFACFQMVRNSRVTFTNCVLTLILDENRSSMVATSAAPVVFEATDDPQSEILVKALTSDLEQSTAGNMIEVKQSVLRGQGGVLRTLGVRGGELRIAESLIAVDGRLLDVAGTDRTPETGAQWKVALQRVTAFCRQGLCRQRVTAYQWHLLPVRVESQASIFVAARDASFIEQVGMSLEKALRSFSWFGQDNFYETFTRFWSITPGEPGSNVFYVSFESWMSYWRLDHEQNPAYGAIPWRSPLPLTKPAYLHQPSDYRLADPSVDDVAAEIAGKIGCPVDNLPSLPKSLP; this is encoded by the coding sequence ATGATCGAGGGTAACGAGAGAACCGGCACGCCTTCGCAACAGCCGCCAGCGGCAAAGCCCGTTCGGCTGGAAGAACAGCCGACGGTGATCACCCCGCCCGAGGCGCTGGTGCCTGTCTCGTCGCCGGAAATCGGCGTGGAAATCCTCACGCCCAAAGTCAGCCCGGGAGCGACGCTTGGCCCCTACGAGATCCTGGAATATATCGGTGGCGGGGGGATGGGCCGGGTATTTCGGGCGTTCGACGTCCGTCTTTCCCGGGTCGTGGCGCTGAAGGTGCTCACACCGGAGCAGGCTGCGGACGCTCAAACCCTGGCGAGATTCCAAAACGAAGCCCGATCTGCCGCCCGATTAAACCATCCGGGCATCGTGCAGGTCTATGCGGCGGGCGAGCAGGATGGGGTTCACTACATTGCCTTCGAGTTCATCGAGGGCACCAACCTGCGGAAGCTGGTGGAAGAAAAGGGGCCGCTCCCCTGGGTGGATGCCGTGCGTTACATCCTCCAGGTGGCCGAGGCTCTCGATCATGCGAGCAAACGCGGGGTCATTCATCGGGATATCAAACCGTCCAATGTCATCGTGACGCATGAGGGCCAGGCCAAATTAATTGACCTGGGCCTGGCACGGGTTTATCAGCCCGGCGGGCGAGCGCAGGATTTAACCAGCAGTGGCACAACTTTGGGAACATTTGATTACATCGCGCCGGAACAAGCGCGAGACCCTCGACTGGCAGATGTCCGTAGCGATATCTATTCTCTGGGGTGTACCCTTTACTTTCTGCTCACGGGGCAGCCTCCGTTTCCGGGCGGCACGGTGCTCCAGAAGCTCCTCCAGCATCAGACAGAAGACCCCGTGGATGTTCGCAAGATCCGCAAGGACGTTCCCGAAAGTCTCACTCGGATTCTGCGGCGGATGATGGCCAAATCGCCGCGGCAGCGATTTCAGTCGGCAGCGGAACTGGCTGCGGCTCTTCGCGAATTGATCGGCGAGAGCGAACGGCCGTTTCGAGCTGGAAACGGCAAGGCTGGCAGGAACGGAAAGGAACTTCGCTGGCGACGACATCTGCCATGGGTGGTGCCCCTGGTAACTCTGCTCCTCACCACGCTTTTCATTGACTGGTGGTTTTCCCACGGTGCCGAGGAATTAGATCTGACGGGCGATGAGGTGAGTACACCGCTCGAATTATTCTCACCTCCCACGCCGGCCTTCAGGGTTGATGCGGGATCGTCGACGGGAGAGACGTCCAAACGAACACCGGGTAGCGATTCCGCGACGTCGAGTCCGCAAGGCCAGGGATCGCAAAACCCCACGATCCACACAGCTCCTCGTGAGGTATCAGAACCGTCATCCCGTACGGATTCGGCGACCCCCAGGTCTGGTGTGTCAAGCGAGGGGGCATCGGTACCCAGCCTCACGGATCCGCTAAGCCCAGGTTCGGCATCGGGATTATCGAAGCCGTCCCCCGATTTTAACCCAGGTAGCATCAGCCCCGTACCTGGCGTGTTGGGGGGCGACCCTCGTCATTTTCTCGGAGCGTCTTCCCTATCGGAGAGCGGCCTGGCGATTCCCCGGGCCGTTCCGCCTGATATGCCGCTGCTGGTTCCGCAAACAAATCGGTCCGCAGAACTGTCCGACGAAAGCCCGACGCGAGGAGGTCTGCTGCCGTTTTCAGCCGCGGTCAATGCCCAGCGTGAAATTCCAGCGGACCAGAAGTTCACCACGCCGAGCGCGTGGATCAGGTGGGTTGATCCCATGGGCCGCCGGGAAGGCAGTTTCCCGACTTTAGAAGCGGCCTGTCGCGCGGCTTTGCCCGGGGATGAGATCCGTTTGGATTTCGACGGAACACTGCTCGAACGGTCGCTGGACCTGCGAGGCCGGCGGCTGAAAATTGTCGGTGAACGGGGACGCTGGCCGGAGCTTGTCTTCCGCATGGACGATCGCAATGGGGCGACTTCAGAGAGTTTTGTATTGCTCGCCGCGTCGGATATCGGCTTCGAGAACGTCGGGCTGCGATTCGAAGTCAAGGGACAAAATGCGGCACGGGGATTTGCGTGTTTTCAGATGGTTCGGAATTCTCGTGTCACGTTCACGAACTGTGTTTTGACGCTTATCCTGGACGAGAACCGATCGTCGATGGTGGCCACTTCAGCAGCCCCCGTTGTGTTCGAGGCCACGGATGATCCGCAAAGCGAAATTCTGGTGAAGGCTCTGACCTCTGACCTGGAGCAGTCAACGGCCGGCAACATGATCGAAGTGAAGCAATCCGTCTTGCGCGGCCAGGGCGGAGTCCTCCGCACTCTGGGGGTTCGAGGAGGAGAATTGCGCATCGCCGAGTCACTTATCGCCGTTGACGGCAGGTTGTTGGATGTTGCGGGAACAGACCGCACACCTGAGACTGGCGCGCAGTGGAAAGTTGCGTTGCAACGGGTAACAGCCTTCTGCCGTCAGGGACTCTGTCGCCAGAGGGTCACCGCCTATCAGTGGCATCTGCTTCCGGTTCGGGTAGAAAGCCAGGCCAGCATCTTTGTGGCTGCCCGGGATGCCAGTTTCATCGAGCAGGTCGGGATGTCGCTGGAAAAGGCACTGCGATCATTTTCGTGGTTCGGGCAGGATAACTTTTATGAAACGTTCACCCGATTCTGGTCCATTACACCCGGCGAGCCGGGTTCTAATGTGTTCTATGTGTCATTTGAATCGTGGATGAGCTACTGGCGGTTGGATCATGAACAGAATCCTGCGTACGGGGCGATTCCGTGGCGCAGTCCACTCCCGTTGACCAAGCCCGCCTACCTCCATCAGCCTTCTGACTATCGTCTGGCGGACCCCTCCGTCGATGACGTGGCCGCCGAGATTGCGGGAAAAATAGGCTGTCCGGTGGACAACCTGCCTAGCCTTCCGAAGTCTCTTCCTTGA